In Juglans microcarpa x Juglans regia isolate MS1-56 chromosome 4S, Jm3101_v1.0, whole genome shotgun sequence, a single window of DNA contains:
- the LOC121262791 gene encoding mediator of RNA polymerase II transcription subunit 14-like isoform X2 → MAAELGQQTLDFSALVTRAAEDSFLSLKELVDKEKSRSSSTSASAAGDPQSDTERKINLLKYIYKTQQRMLRLNVLAKWCQQVPLIQYCQQLSSTLSSHDTCFTQAADSLFFMHEGLQQARAPVYDVPSAVEVLLSGSYQRIPKCIENVGIQSTLNEDQQKPALKKLDMLVRTKLLEVSLPREISEVKVSDGTAQLRVDGEFKVLVTLGYRGHLSMWRILHMELLVGERSGLVKLEESRRHVLGDDLERRMAAAENPFLTLYSVLHEFCVALVMDTVIRQVQALRQGRWKDAIRFELISDGSMGQGGSAGSTQLNPDGEADSSGLRTPGLKILYWLDFDKNVGTPDSTSCPFIKIEPGPDLHIKCLHSTFIIDPITGKEAELFLDQSCIDVDKLLLKAICCNRYTRLLEIQKELGKNVQICRTAGDVVLQLPLDELDIDYRKNDKKSDSREYEGQEVLRVRAYGSSFFTLGINIRNGSFLLQTSRNILEPSVLSDCEEALNQGSMTAAEVFISLRNRSILHLFASIGRFLGLEVYEHGFAAVKVPKNMLNGSSMLLMGFPDCGSSYFLLMLLDKEFKPLFKLLETQPDPSGKAHSFNDLNHVVRIKKIDIGQMQMLEDEMNLSLLDWGKLLSFLPSSGGPNHSSEHGILPEIGPESSMQIAGCPPSSFSSFVDEVFELEKGSSAIPFSVHNLSSSYSTSPASHFVSAPMNLHTMKAKTPSPKWEGSMQISQITNISKVSSMATHYNGSLYSLSNLKGPVQSHSLSSLSSGTGRGTTMKKLSASKSEQDLASLRSAHSVEVGSGSSMDEDQLRLLNDTSNDAYGSKSARLLSPQVTAPRMSVPGAKSNGIRNSPSRPLTGSLRIAGSSSCTTTPVSHAPESAICPSPSQDIVSKHDKNPRKRTVSDVLNLIPSLQGLEAASRFCKRRKISEYAHALHPSSQAPISTEMVTKMEGYSYGNLIGEANKGNASSSIYVSALLHVVRHCSLSIKHARLTSQMEALDIPYVEEVGLRNASSNIWFRLPFARGDSWQHICLRLGRPGSMYWDVKINDQHFRDLWELQKGSNSTLWGSGVRIANTSDIDSHIRYDPDGVVLSYQSVDADSIKKLVADIRRLSNARMFALGMRKLLGIRGDEKPEECSTNSDVKAPIGAKGAPETADKLSEQMRRAFRIEAVGLMSLWFSFGSGVLARFVVEWESGKEGCTMHVSPDQLWPHTKFLEDFINGAEVASLLDCIRLTAGPLHALAAATRPARAGPGPGVPGVAAALSSIPKQAGYIATSQGLLPGNSTTSIGQATSVPLGNPAAPSGTGSLANHGLHGAAMLTAAGRSGPGIVPSSLLPIDVSVVLRSPYWIRIIYRKNFAVDMRCFAGDQVWLQPATPPKGGSSVGGSLPCPQFRPFIMEHVAQELNGLDPNFTGGQQMGGLANSNTHNPISGSQLSAANGNRINLPSSAVMARVGNQVSGLNRVGNTLSGSPNLAVVGSGMALRRTPGTSVPAHVRGELNTAIIGLGDDGGYGGGWVPLVALKKVLRGILKYLGVLWLFAQLPNLLKEILGSILKDNEGALLNLDQEQPALRFFVGGYVFAVSVHRVQLLLQVLSVKRFHHQQPQQQQNSTAAQEELTQSEISEICDYFSRRVASEPYDASRVASFITLLTLPISILREFLKLIAWKKGLAQAQGGDIAPAQKPRIELCLENHTGLNMDDNSENSSVAKSNIHYDRPHNSVDFALTVVLDPALIPHINAAGGAAWLPYCVSVRLRYAFGENPSVSFLDMEGSHGGRACWFRADDWEKCKQRVARTVELNGSSAADVNQGRLRIVADTVQRALHSYLQGLRDGGGVTASSGST, encoded by the exons ATGGCCGCGGAGCTAGGCCAACAGACGCTGGACTTTTCCGCTTTGGTCACCCGGGCCGCCGAGGACTCCTTCCTCTCCCTCAAGGAGCTCGTGGATAAGGAGAAGTCCAGGTCGTCCTCCACCTCCGCCTCTGCGGCCGGAGACCCACAGTCCGACACCGAGAGGAAGATTAACCTCCTCAAGTACATCTACAAGACCCAGCAGCGCATGCTTCGCCTCAATGTCCTCGCCAAGTGGTGCCAACAG GTTCCTTTGATACAGTACTGTCAGCAGCTTTCCTCCACTCTATCAAGCCATGATACATGTTTCACACAAGCTGcagattcattatttttcatgcaTGAGGGGCTACAGCAAGCACGTGCTCCTGTTTATGATGTACCATCTGCCGTAGAAGTGCTTCTTTCAGGAAGTTATCAGCGTATACCAAAATGTATAGAAAACGTGGGTATTCAGAGCACATTAAATGAGGATCAGCAAAAGCCAGCTTTGAAAAAGTTGGACATGCTTGTGCGGACTAAATTACTCGAAGTTTCATTGCCAAGAGAAATATCTGAGGTAAAAGTTTCTGATGGTACTGCGCAGCTCCGTGTGGATGGGGAGTTTAAGGTTTTGGTTACTCTTGGTTACCGAGGACACCTATCAATGTGGAGGATATTACATATGGAGCTTCTTGTTGGTGAGAGAAGTGGACTAGTGAAGCTGGAAGAATCACGACGGCATGTTCTTGGAGATGATTTAGAGCGTAGAATGGCTGCTGCAGAAAACCCATTTCTAACATTATACTCAGTCCTTCATGAGTTTTGTGTTGCACTCGTCATGGACACTGTCATAAGACAAGTACAAGCGCTTCGACAGGGACGATGGAAAGATGCAATCCGATTTGAGCTCATATCTGATGGTAGTATGGGTCAAGGAGGGAGTGCTGGTTCTACACAATTGAATCCAGATGGAGAAGCTGATTCATCTGGACTACGTACACCAGGGTTAAAAATTCTATACTGGTTAGATTTTGATAAGAACGTCGGAACACCTGATTCAACATCATGcccatttattaaaattgaacCAGGACCAGATCTGCACATAAAATGTCTTCATAGCACATTTATTATAGACCCAATAACTGGGAAGGAGGCAGAACTTTTTCTAGACCAAAGTTGCATCGATGTTGACAAGTTGCTGCTAAAAGCTATATGCTGTAACAGATATACTCGTTTGCTTGAAATTCAGAAGGAGCTGGGGAAAAACGTGCAGATCTGCCGAACGGCAGGTGATGTTGTTCTTCAGTTGCCCTTGGATGAACTCGATATTGACTATAGAAAG AATGATAAGAAGTCTGACAGCAGGGAATATGAGGGGCAGGAAGTATTACGTGTTCGTGCCTATGGCTCATCTTTTTTCACCCTTGGAATAAATATAAG GAACggttcttttcttcttcagaCATCCCGGAATATTCTTGAACCTTCAGTATTGTCGGATTGTGAAGAAGCTTTGAATCAAGGAAGCATGACTGCAGCTGAGGTTTTTATAAGCTTGAGAAACAGAAGTATTCTGCATTTGTTTGCATCTATTGGCAGGTTTTTAGGCCTTGAG GTGTATGAGCATGGTTTTGCTGCTGTGAAAGTACCTAAGAACATGTTGAATGGTTCATCTATGTTGCTGATGGGGTTTCCAGACTGCGGGAGCTCTTATTTTCTGCTAATGCTCCTTGATAAGGAGTTTAAACCCCTGTTTAAATTGTTAGAGACACAGCCAGATCCATCTGGAAAAGCCCATTCTTTTAACGACTTAAATCATGTGGTGCGGATCAAGAAAATTGACATTGGCCAGATGCAGATgcttgaagatgaaatgaatttgaGCCTACTTGACTGGGGAAAACTGCTTTCCTTCTTGCCTAGTTCTGGGGGTCCTAATCATAGTTCCGAACACGGGATTCTTCCTGAAATTGGCCCTGAGAGTTCTATGCAGATTGCTGGATGTCCACCATCTAGTTTTTCATCTTTTGTTGATGAAGTGTTTGAACTTGAGAAAGGGTCATCTGCAATTCCATTCTCTGTTCATAATCTCTCTTCTTCATACAGTACATCTCCTGCTTctcattttgtttctgctccaATGAATCTTCATACAATGAAAGCTAAAACTCCCTCTCCTAAGTGGGAGGGAAGCATGCAGATCTCACAGATCACTAACATTTCAAAAGTTTCCAGTATGGCCACCCATTATAATGGTTCTCTGTATTCCTTGAGCAATTTGAAGGGCCCTGTACAATCCCATTCACTCAGTTCACTCTCTTCCGGTACAGGAAGAGGCACAACTATGAAAAAACTATCAGCCTCAAAGTCTGAGCAGGATTTGGCTTCTCTTAGATCTGCACATTCGGTTGAAGTTGGGTCAGGTAGCTCAATGGATGAAGATCAGCTCCGATTACTAAATGATACTTCAAACGATGCATATGGGAGCAAGTCAGCTCGACTATTATCTCCTCAAGTCACTGCCCCTCGAATGTCTGTACCAGGTGCAAAATCTAATGGAATTAGAAATTCGCCTTCCAGGCCTCTCACTGGATCGCTCAGAATTGCTGGGTCAAGCTCATGTACCACAACTCCCGTAT CACATGCACCAGAATCTGCAATCTGTCCAAGTCCTAGTCAAGATATTGTCTCCAAGCATGATAAAAACCCTCGAAAGCGTACAGTTTCAgatgttttgaatttgattccATCACTTCAAGGTCTAGAAGCAGCTTCCAGGTTTTGTAAGCGAAGGAAAATCTCAGAATATGCTCATGCTCTACACCCATCATCACAGGCACCTATATCAACAGAGATGGTTACTAAAATGGAAGGATATAGTTATGGGAATCTAATAGGTGAAGCAAATAAAGGTAATGCATCTTCCAGCATTTATGTTTCTGCTCTTCTTCACGTGGTCAGACACTGTTCACTCTCTATCAAGCACGCCAGACTAACTAGCCAGATGGAAGCACTAGACATCCCTTATGTTGAAGAAGTTGGGTTAAGAAATGCATCCTCAAACATATGGTTTCGGCTTCCATTTGCTAGAGGTGATTCATGGCAACACATATGCCTGCGGCTTGGCAGACCAGGAAGCATGTATTGGGATGTCAAAATTAATGACCAGCACTTCAGGGATCTATGGGAGCTTCAGAAGGGAAGCAATAGTACGCTATGGGGTTCTGGTGTTCGCATTGCCAATACATCTGACATAGATTCTCATATTCGCTATGATCCAGATGGTGTTGTTCTTAGTTATCAATCTGTTGATGCTGATAGTATAAAGAAGCTGGTGGCTGATATCCGAAGGCTCTCCAATGCAAGAATGTTTGCCCTTGGCATGCGTAAGTTGCTTGGAATACGAGGAGATGAGAAACCAGAAGAGTGCAGTACAAACTCTGATGTTAAAGCTCCAATTGGAGCCAAAGGTGCTCCTGAGACAGCTGATAAGTTATCAGAGCAGATGAGACGAGCATTTAGAATTGAGGCTGTTGGGTTAATGAGCTTATGGTTTAGTTTTGGCTCAGGCGTCCTAGCTCGCTTTGTCGTCGAGTGGGAATCGGGTAAAGAGGGTTGCACGATGCATGTCTCTCCTGACCAACTTTGGCCGCAtacaaag TTTCTGGAAGATTTTATAAATGGTGCTGAAGTTGCATCCCTCTTGGACTGCATTCGCCTGACTGCAGGGCCCTTGCACGCTCTTGCTGCTGCAACACGACCTGCACGAGCCGGTCCTGGGCCTGGGGTCCCTGGGGTAGCAGCAGCTCTTTCTTCTATCCCAAAACAGGCGGGGTATATTGCAACATCTCAGGGCCTCTTGCCTGGCAATTCAACCACAAGCATTGGTCAGGCTACTTCTGTGCCTCTAGGGAACCCAGCTGCACCTTCTGGCACAGGGTCTCTTGCTAATCACGGCCTTCATGGAGCTGCAATGTTAACTGCTGCTGGTCGTAGTGGCCCTGGCATTGTTCCGAGCTCACTCCTACCCATTGATGTCTCTGTTGTGCTACGTAGCCCCTACTGGATACGAATCATCTATCGCAAAAATTTTGCTGTTGACATGCGCTGCTTTGCAGGAGATCAGGTATGGTTGCAGCCAGCAACACCACCAAAGGGGGGCTCTTCCGTTGGAGGATCATTACCATGTCCACAGTTTCGCCCTTTTATCATGGAGCATGTTGCTCAAGAACTAAATGGTTTAGATCCTAATTTCACTGGTGGTCAACAGATGGGTGGACTGGCAAATTCCAACACACATAACCCAATTTCAGGTTCTCAATTATCTGCTGCAAATGGAAATAGAATTAACTTGCCCAGTTCTGCTGTAATGGCCAGGGTAGGAAACCAAGTATCAGGCTTGAACCGAGTGGGAAATACTCTTTCAGGATCTCCAAATTTAGCTGTTGTGGGCTCTGGAATGGCTTTGCGTAGAACCCCAGGCACAAGTGTCCCAGCACACGTGAGAGGAGAACTTAATACTGCCATTATTGGCCTTGGGGATGATGGGGGGTATGGAGGTGGCTGGGTTCCTCTTGTTGCTCTTAAGAAGGTATTAAGAGGTATTCTCAAGTACCTTGGAGTGCTTTGGCTATTTGCCCAGCTGCCAAACCTTTTGAAAGAGATCCTAGGATCAATTTTGAAAGACAATGAAGGTGCACTTTTGAATTTGGATCAGGAGCAGCCTGCCTTGCGCTTCTTCGTGGG GGGCTATGTATTTGCTGTAAGTGTCCACAGAgttcaacttcttcttcaagtCCTCAGTGTGAAGCGCTTCCATCATCAGCAGCCGCAACAACAGCAAAACTCAACCGCTGCACAAGAGGAACTAACTCAATCTGAAATAAGTGAGATATGTGACTACTTTAGCCGCCGTGTTGCATCAGAGCCCTATGATGCTTCTCGTGTTGCTTCATTCATTACTCTTCTCACCTTACCTATCTCTATTCTTAGAGAATTCTTGAAATTAATAGCATGGAAGAAAGGATTAGCCCAGGCACAGGGTGGAGACATAGCTCCTGCACAGAAACCGCGCATTGAACTATGTCTTGAAAATCACACCGGATTGAATATGGACGATAACTCTGAGAATTCATCTGTAGCCAAAAGCAATATCCATTATGATCGCCCACACAACTCAGTTGATTTTGCTCTAACTGTTGTTCTGGATCCTGCACTCATACCACACATAAATGCTGCTGGGGGGGCTGCTTGGTTGCCATACTGTGTTTCTGTGAGGTTGAGATATGCGTTTGGGGAAAACCCGAGTGTGTCTTTTCTTGATATGGAAGGAAGCCATGGAGGCCGAGCTTGCTGGTTTCGTGCTGATGACTGGGAGAAATGTAAACAGAGGGTTGCTCGTACTGTGGAGCTTAATGGATCTTCGGCAGCAGATGTCAATCAAGGAAGATTGAGAATAGTTGCAGATACTGTGCAAAGAGCACTGCATTCATACCTTCAAGGGCTAAGGGATGGTGGTGGGGTTACAGCGAGCTCTGGGTCAACCTGA
- the LOC121262791 gene encoding mediator of RNA polymerase II transcription subunit 14-like isoform X1, with amino-acid sequence MAAELGQQTLDFSALVTRAAEDSFLSLKELVDKEKSRSSSTSASAAGDPQSDTERKINLLKYIYKTQQRMLRLNVLAKWCQQVPLIQYCQQLSSTLSSHDTCFTQAADSLFFMHEGLQQARAPVYDVPSAVEVLLSGSYQRIPKCIENVGIQSTLNEDQQKPALKKLDMLVRTKLLEVSLPREISEVKVSDGTAQLRVDGEFKVLVTLGYRGHLSMWRILHMELLVGERSGLVKLEESRRHVLGDDLERRMAAAENPFLTLYSVLHEFCVALVMDTVIRQVQALRQGRWKDAIRFELISDGSMGQGGSAGSTQLNPDGEADSSGLRTPGLKILYWLDFDKNVGTPDSTSCPFIKIEPGPDLHIKCLHSTFIIDPITGKEAELFLDQSCIDVDKLLLKAICCNRYTRLLEIQKELGKNVQICRTAGDVVLQLPLDELDIDYRKNDKKSDSREYEGQEVLRVRAYGSSFFTLGINIRNGSFLLQTSRNILEPSVLSDCEEALNQGSMTAAEVFISLRNRSILHLFASIGRFLGLEVYEHGFAAVKVPKNMLNGSSMLLMGFPDCGSSYFLLMLLDKEFKPLFKLLETQPDPSGKAHSFNDLNHVVRIKKIDIGQMQMLEDEMNLSLLDWGKLLSFLPSSGGPNHSSEHGILPEIGPESSMQIAGCPPSSFSSFVDEVFELEKGSSAIPFSVHNLSSSYSTSPASHFVSAPMNLHTMKAKTPSPKWEGSMQISQITNISKVSSMATHYNGSLYSLSNLKGPVQSHSLSSLSSGTGRGTTMKKLSASKSEQDLASLRSAHSVEVGSGSSMDEDQLRLLNDTSNDAYGSKSARLLSPQVTAPRMSVPGAKSNGIRNSPSRPLTGSLRIAGSSSCTTTPVFSAHAPESAICPSPSQDIVSKHDKNPRKRTVSDVLNLIPSLQGLEAASRFCKRRKISEYAHALHPSSQAPISTEMVTKMEGYSYGNLIGEANKGNASSSIYVSALLHVVRHCSLSIKHARLTSQMEALDIPYVEEVGLRNASSNIWFRLPFARGDSWQHICLRLGRPGSMYWDVKINDQHFRDLWELQKGSNSTLWGSGVRIANTSDIDSHIRYDPDGVVLSYQSVDADSIKKLVADIRRLSNARMFALGMRKLLGIRGDEKPEECSTNSDVKAPIGAKGAPETADKLSEQMRRAFRIEAVGLMSLWFSFGSGVLARFVVEWESGKEGCTMHVSPDQLWPHTKFLEDFINGAEVASLLDCIRLTAGPLHALAAATRPARAGPGPGVPGVAAALSSIPKQAGYIATSQGLLPGNSTTSIGQATSVPLGNPAAPSGTGSLANHGLHGAAMLTAAGRSGPGIVPSSLLPIDVSVVLRSPYWIRIIYRKNFAVDMRCFAGDQVWLQPATPPKGGSSVGGSLPCPQFRPFIMEHVAQELNGLDPNFTGGQQMGGLANSNTHNPISGSQLSAANGNRINLPSSAVMARVGNQVSGLNRVGNTLSGSPNLAVVGSGMALRRTPGTSVPAHVRGELNTAIIGLGDDGGYGGGWVPLVALKKVLRGILKYLGVLWLFAQLPNLLKEILGSILKDNEGALLNLDQEQPALRFFVGGYVFAVSVHRVQLLLQVLSVKRFHHQQPQQQQNSTAAQEELTQSEISEICDYFSRRVASEPYDASRVASFITLLTLPISILREFLKLIAWKKGLAQAQGGDIAPAQKPRIELCLENHTGLNMDDNSENSSVAKSNIHYDRPHNSVDFALTVVLDPALIPHINAAGGAAWLPYCVSVRLRYAFGENPSVSFLDMEGSHGGRACWFRADDWEKCKQRVARTVELNGSSAADVNQGRLRIVADTVQRALHSYLQGLRDGGGVTASSGST; translated from the exons ATGGCCGCGGAGCTAGGCCAACAGACGCTGGACTTTTCCGCTTTGGTCACCCGGGCCGCCGAGGACTCCTTCCTCTCCCTCAAGGAGCTCGTGGATAAGGAGAAGTCCAGGTCGTCCTCCACCTCCGCCTCTGCGGCCGGAGACCCACAGTCCGACACCGAGAGGAAGATTAACCTCCTCAAGTACATCTACAAGACCCAGCAGCGCATGCTTCGCCTCAATGTCCTCGCCAAGTGGTGCCAACAG GTTCCTTTGATACAGTACTGTCAGCAGCTTTCCTCCACTCTATCAAGCCATGATACATGTTTCACACAAGCTGcagattcattatttttcatgcaTGAGGGGCTACAGCAAGCACGTGCTCCTGTTTATGATGTACCATCTGCCGTAGAAGTGCTTCTTTCAGGAAGTTATCAGCGTATACCAAAATGTATAGAAAACGTGGGTATTCAGAGCACATTAAATGAGGATCAGCAAAAGCCAGCTTTGAAAAAGTTGGACATGCTTGTGCGGACTAAATTACTCGAAGTTTCATTGCCAAGAGAAATATCTGAGGTAAAAGTTTCTGATGGTACTGCGCAGCTCCGTGTGGATGGGGAGTTTAAGGTTTTGGTTACTCTTGGTTACCGAGGACACCTATCAATGTGGAGGATATTACATATGGAGCTTCTTGTTGGTGAGAGAAGTGGACTAGTGAAGCTGGAAGAATCACGACGGCATGTTCTTGGAGATGATTTAGAGCGTAGAATGGCTGCTGCAGAAAACCCATTTCTAACATTATACTCAGTCCTTCATGAGTTTTGTGTTGCACTCGTCATGGACACTGTCATAAGACAAGTACAAGCGCTTCGACAGGGACGATGGAAAGATGCAATCCGATTTGAGCTCATATCTGATGGTAGTATGGGTCAAGGAGGGAGTGCTGGTTCTACACAATTGAATCCAGATGGAGAAGCTGATTCATCTGGACTACGTACACCAGGGTTAAAAATTCTATACTGGTTAGATTTTGATAAGAACGTCGGAACACCTGATTCAACATCATGcccatttattaaaattgaacCAGGACCAGATCTGCACATAAAATGTCTTCATAGCACATTTATTATAGACCCAATAACTGGGAAGGAGGCAGAACTTTTTCTAGACCAAAGTTGCATCGATGTTGACAAGTTGCTGCTAAAAGCTATATGCTGTAACAGATATACTCGTTTGCTTGAAATTCAGAAGGAGCTGGGGAAAAACGTGCAGATCTGCCGAACGGCAGGTGATGTTGTTCTTCAGTTGCCCTTGGATGAACTCGATATTGACTATAGAAAG AATGATAAGAAGTCTGACAGCAGGGAATATGAGGGGCAGGAAGTATTACGTGTTCGTGCCTATGGCTCATCTTTTTTCACCCTTGGAATAAATATAAG GAACggttcttttcttcttcagaCATCCCGGAATATTCTTGAACCTTCAGTATTGTCGGATTGTGAAGAAGCTTTGAATCAAGGAAGCATGACTGCAGCTGAGGTTTTTATAAGCTTGAGAAACAGAAGTATTCTGCATTTGTTTGCATCTATTGGCAGGTTTTTAGGCCTTGAG GTGTATGAGCATGGTTTTGCTGCTGTGAAAGTACCTAAGAACATGTTGAATGGTTCATCTATGTTGCTGATGGGGTTTCCAGACTGCGGGAGCTCTTATTTTCTGCTAATGCTCCTTGATAAGGAGTTTAAACCCCTGTTTAAATTGTTAGAGACACAGCCAGATCCATCTGGAAAAGCCCATTCTTTTAACGACTTAAATCATGTGGTGCGGATCAAGAAAATTGACATTGGCCAGATGCAGATgcttgaagatgaaatgaatttgaGCCTACTTGACTGGGGAAAACTGCTTTCCTTCTTGCCTAGTTCTGGGGGTCCTAATCATAGTTCCGAACACGGGATTCTTCCTGAAATTGGCCCTGAGAGTTCTATGCAGATTGCTGGATGTCCACCATCTAGTTTTTCATCTTTTGTTGATGAAGTGTTTGAACTTGAGAAAGGGTCATCTGCAATTCCATTCTCTGTTCATAATCTCTCTTCTTCATACAGTACATCTCCTGCTTctcattttgtttctgctccaATGAATCTTCATACAATGAAAGCTAAAACTCCCTCTCCTAAGTGGGAGGGAAGCATGCAGATCTCACAGATCACTAACATTTCAAAAGTTTCCAGTATGGCCACCCATTATAATGGTTCTCTGTATTCCTTGAGCAATTTGAAGGGCCCTGTACAATCCCATTCACTCAGTTCACTCTCTTCCGGTACAGGAAGAGGCACAACTATGAAAAAACTATCAGCCTCAAAGTCTGAGCAGGATTTGGCTTCTCTTAGATCTGCACATTCGGTTGAAGTTGGGTCAGGTAGCTCAATGGATGAAGATCAGCTCCGATTACTAAATGATACTTCAAACGATGCATATGGGAGCAAGTCAGCTCGACTATTATCTCCTCAAGTCACTGCCCCTCGAATGTCTGTACCAGGTGCAAAATCTAATGGAATTAGAAATTCGCCTTCCAGGCCTCTCACTGGATCGCTCAGAATTGCTGGGTCAAGCTCATGTACCACAACTCCCGTAT TTTCAGCACATGCACCAGAATCTGCAATCTGTCCAAGTCCTAGTCAAGATATTGTCTCCAAGCATGATAAAAACCCTCGAAAGCGTACAGTTTCAgatgttttgaatttgattccATCACTTCAAGGTCTAGAAGCAGCTTCCAGGTTTTGTAAGCGAAGGAAAATCTCAGAATATGCTCATGCTCTACACCCATCATCACAGGCACCTATATCAACAGAGATGGTTACTAAAATGGAAGGATATAGTTATGGGAATCTAATAGGTGAAGCAAATAAAGGTAATGCATCTTCCAGCATTTATGTTTCTGCTCTTCTTCACGTGGTCAGACACTGTTCACTCTCTATCAAGCACGCCAGACTAACTAGCCAGATGGAAGCACTAGACATCCCTTATGTTGAAGAAGTTGGGTTAAGAAATGCATCCTCAAACATATGGTTTCGGCTTCCATTTGCTAGAGGTGATTCATGGCAACACATATGCCTGCGGCTTGGCAGACCAGGAAGCATGTATTGGGATGTCAAAATTAATGACCAGCACTTCAGGGATCTATGGGAGCTTCAGAAGGGAAGCAATAGTACGCTATGGGGTTCTGGTGTTCGCATTGCCAATACATCTGACATAGATTCTCATATTCGCTATGATCCAGATGGTGTTGTTCTTAGTTATCAATCTGTTGATGCTGATAGTATAAAGAAGCTGGTGGCTGATATCCGAAGGCTCTCCAATGCAAGAATGTTTGCCCTTGGCATGCGTAAGTTGCTTGGAATACGAGGAGATGAGAAACCAGAAGAGTGCAGTACAAACTCTGATGTTAAAGCTCCAATTGGAGCCAAAGGTGCTCCTGAGACAGCTGATAAGTTATCAGAGCAGATGAGACGAGCATTTAGAATTGAGGCTGTTGGGTTAATGAGCTTATGGTTTAGTTTTGGCTCAGGCGTCCTAGCTCGCTTTGTCGTCGAGTGGGAATCGGGTAAAGAGGGTTGCACGATGCATGTCTCTCCTGACCAACTTTGGCCGCAtacaaag TTTCTGGAAGATTTTATAAATGGTGCTGAAGTTGCATCCCTCTTGGACTGCATTCGCCTGACTGCAGGGCCCTTGCACGCTCTTGCTGCTGCAACACGACCTGCACGAGCCGGTCCTGGGCCTGGGGTCCCTGGGGTAGCAGCAGCTCTTTCTTCTATCCCAAAACAGGCGGGGTATATTGCAACATCTCAGGGCCTCTTGCCTGGCAATTCAACCACAAGCATTGGTCAGGCTACTTCTGTGCCTCTAGGGAACCCAGCTGCACCTTCTGGCACAGGGTCTCTTGCTAATCACGGCCTTCATGGAGCTGCAATGTTAACTGCTGCTGGTCGTAGTGGCCCTGGCATTGTTCCGAGCTCACTCCTACCCATTGATGTCTCTGTTGTGCTACGTAGCCCCTACTGGATACGAATCATCTATCGCAAAAATTTTGCTGTTGACATGCGCTGCTTTGCAGGAGATCAGGTATGGTTGCAGCCAGCAACACCACCAAAGGGGGGCTCTTCCGTTGGAGGATCATTACCATGTCCACAGTTTCGCCCTTTTATCATGGAGCATGTTGCTCAAGAACTAAATGGTTTAGATCCTAATTTCACTGGTGGTCAACAGATGGGTGGACTGGCAAATTCCAACACACATAACCCAATTTCAGGTTCTCAATTATCTGCTGCAAATGGAAATAGAATTAACTTGCCCAGTTCTGCTGTAATGGCCAGGGTAGGAAACCAAGTATCAGGCTTGAACCGAGTGGGAAATACTCTTTCAGGATCTCCAAATTTAGCTGTTGTGGGCTCTGGAATGGCTTTGCGTAGAACCCCAGGCACAAGTGTCCCAGCACACGTGAGAGGAGAACTTAATACTGCCATTATTGGCCTTGGGGATGATGGGGGGTATGGAGGTGGCTGGGTTCCTCTTGTTGCTCTTAAGAAGGTATTAAGAGGTATTCTCAAGTACCTTGGAGTGCTTTGGCTATTTGCCCAGCTGCCAAACCTTTTGAAAGAGATCCTAGGATCAATTTTGAAAGACAATGAAGGTGCACTTTTGAATTTGGATCAGGAGCAGCCTGCCTTGCGCTTCTTCGTGGG GGGCTATGTATTTGCTGTAAGTGTCCACAGAgttcaacttcttcttcaagtCCTCAGTGTGAAGCGCTTCCATCATCAGCAGCCGCAACAACAGCAAAACTCAACCGCTGCACAAGAGGAACTAACTCAATCTGAAATAAGTGAGATATGTGACTACTTTAGCCGCCGTGTTGCATCAGAGCCCTATGATGCTTCTCGTGTTGCTTCATTCATTACTCTTCTCACCTTACCTATCTCTATTCTTAGAGAATTCTTGAAATTAATAGCATGGAAGAAAGGATTAGCCCAGGCACAGGGTGGAGACATAGCTCCTGCACAGAAACCGCGCATTGAACTATGTCTTGAAAATCACACCGGATTGAATATGGACGATAACTCTGAGAATTCATCTGTAGCCAAAAGCAATATCCATTATGATCGCCCACACAACTCAGTTGATTTTGCTCTAACTGTTGTTCTGGATCCTGCACTCATACCACACATAAATGCTGCTGGGGGGGCTGCTTGGTTGCCATACTGTGTTTCTGTGAGGTTGAGATATGCGTTTGGGGAAAACCCGAGTGTGTCTTTTCTTGATATGGAAGGAAGCCATGGAGGCCGAGCTTGCTGGTTTCGTGCTGATGACTGGGAGAAATGTAAACAGAGGGTTGCTCGTACTGTGGAGCTTAATGGATCTTCGGCAGCAGATGTCAATCAAGGAAGATTGAGAATAGTTGCAGATACTGTGCAAAGAGCACTGCATTCATACCTTCAAGGGCTAAGGGATGGTGGTGGGGTTACAGCGAGCTCTGGGTCAACCTGA